The genomic DNA GGGAGAATTTTTCTTTGTTTCCGTCCTGCAACTTGAAATCAAGAACCGAGCTAAGAGCGTTTCCACGCGCGGCAGGATAGGCTGCAGAGTAGAAATCGACTTCGCGTATGAAATCTGGGTTAATGATCCCGACAGGACCTCCGGATGCTCCCTGTGTGGAGAAGTGGTTGATGTTCGGTATTTCTACGCCATCGAGAAAGAAACGGTTTTCAGACGGTCCTCCTCCTCTGACCATCAGGTCGTTTCGGAAAGCAGCCGTAGATGCCACACCAGGAAAAGATTGCACGACCCTGGATATGTCCCGGTTTCCTCCGGCACTTTTCTCGATCTCTTTGAACCCGATCACGCGCAGTCCGAGCGGACTTTCTGCCGTCTTGCGGAAAGGAGAGGCGACAATGCTCACTTCTTGCAGGCTTTCACTACTTTCTTCCAGTTCGATCGGAAAAAACATGTCCTTGTTGGAAATTCTGAATTCAGCCGTAACTGTTGGTTTATAACCGATAAAGGAGGCTTGCAGGCGATAGCTTCCGGGAGAGACTCCGGTGATCTCGAATTGGCCGATCGAATCAGTGACAGTCCCTTCTATCGTGTTCCAGATGACCACATTGGCGAAGCTAACCGGTTCGCCGTTGGCGGCATCTTTTACAATCCCTTTTATTGAATATGTTTGTTGGGCCTGCATTATTTGTAAACCCGTAAACATCAAGAGTAAAAGAAAGATAAATTTTTTGGTCATCTTTGATTCTTGTTATGGTTACAAAGGTATATAAAAACCGGGATTAAAAACTTACCTTTGCAGGCATATTATAGAAATACATGCAGAACGCAACGAATCATATCAAACGGGAATTGCAACTGACGGCGGATGGGAGCCATACGCTTTTTATCCCCGAAATGGACGAACACTACCATTCTGTGAACGGCGCCGTGCAGGAGTCGCGCCATGTCTTTATTGAAGCTGGGTTACACCATCTGGAACGGAAAGAAATCGTCGTTCTGGAAATAGGTTTCGGTACTGGGCTCAATGCCTTCTTGACTTTGTTGGATGCCGAGGTGCATCAACGGAAAATACATTACTATTCGGTTGAACTTTATCCGCTTGATATGGACGTGATCGAGAGCTTGAATTACGGCGAAATGATCTGTGCCGGACGGAAAGATGTTTTCCAAGCCTTGCATCAGGCGGAATGGAATGTTGCGGTCCAGGTTACGGATTTCTTTGGACTGCATAAAATACAAGGAGACAGTAATACGTGTGCTTTGCCGGATCGGATCGACCTGGTCTATTTTGATGCGTTCGCTCCCGATAAGCAGCCGGAGATGTGGAATCAGGAAATCTTCAACCGACTGTATGCCCGCATGACCGGAGGCGGTGTTTTGACAACCTATTGTGCGAAAGGTGTCGTCAGACGTATGATGAAAGAAGCCGGATATTCTGTCGAAAGAATACCCGGCCCCCCAGGAAAACGCGAAATGCTTCGCGCTATTAAATTATAAAAGAGCTTCTATTTTAGATACGAATGTAGTTTTAGGAGCAGCACCTACCTGTTTATCTACTACCTTGCCGTCTTTGAAGAAAAGAACGGTCGGAATATTACGGATGCCAAATTGTGCAACCACGTCGTTGTTGTTGTCTACATCCATTTTGCCGATAGTAACACGGCCTTCATATTCGGTAGCCAGTTCATCGATGATCGGACCAACCATGCGGCAAGGACCACACCATTCAGCCCAGAAGTCAAGGACCATAGGCTTACCAGAGTTTACCAACTCTTCAAAATTTGCATCTGTAATTTGTAGTGCCATATCTTTAATTATGAATTATATATTCGAATTTTGTGCAAAAGTACAAATTCTTTTATACCATACAAATACTACCCGTTAATTTTAAAATCCATATTCTCGTTCGTTTGCAAGAATTCGACTAGGTTGCGTGTGACATTAAGCCGTATGTTTTGTGAGAAAAAATTCTGTATGACATTATGTTCGCAGTCAACCACCTTGAAATATAACAGGCTCTGACCCGGATTGTTTTTAATCAAGGTCGACAGTTCGTTTATGGTCGGTTCGTCCAAATCGTGGATCGGGACCGTGATACTGATCTTTTCGATCAGGCGGTCTTTCTCTTCCTGCAGCAATTGGATGGCCCCGATAGACAAGCTAAGGCGACCTGAATTGTAGCGGTCTTCCACACGCGCCTTGATCAGCAGGTACATGCCGCGCTTGCCGAATTTGCTGTAATCGACGTAATCTTTACCGAATAATGCTATTTCGCCGCTACCGGTAAAATCTTCTATCTTGATAATGCCGTAAGGATTCCCTTTTTTGGTCATCCCTTCGCGGAAGTCCGTAACGATACCGCCGAACAGCAAGTCTTTGCCTACCAGGTTTTCCTTGTCGTTTATTTCCGCCATGCCGGTATTACAAACATATGTCAGAATAATACGGTATTCATCCAACGGATGGGCGGAAAGATAGATACCGACCAGTTCTTTTTCTTTATTCAGGCGTTCGAGGTCGCTCCAACGTTCACATTTGGGAATCTCCGGTTTGGCGATGGCGATAAAAGCATCTCCTCCGAACAGGGAATTGGTAGCCGTGCTCTTGTCTGTCTGGAACTTATTGCCATAGCGAACCAGTGTTTCAAGGAATATTTCTCCTTTTCCGGTTTCGGCAAAGAACTGTTCCCGCTGGATGCCGAAATTGTCAAAAGCACCGGCTAATGCCAGCGATTCGATGTTTTTCTTGTTGCAGGCAGTCAGGTTGACACGTTCCACAAAATCAAAGATATCTTTGTACGGACCGTTTTTCCTCCGTTCTTCAATGATATTCTGCACGGCGGCTTCGCCGACACCCTTCACAG from Parabacteroides merdae ATCC 43184 includes the following:
- the trxA gene encoding thioredoxin, with amino-acid sequence MALQITDANFEELVNSGKPMVLDFWAEWCGPCRMVGPIIDELATEYEGRVTIGKMDVDNNNDVVAQFGIRNIPTVLFFKDGKVVDKQVGAAPKTTFVSKIEALL
- the mnmD gene encoding tRNA (5-methylaminomethyl-2-thiouridine)(34)-methyltransferase MnmD — protein: MQNATNHIKRELQLTADGSHTLFIPEMDEHYHSVNGAVQESRHVFIEAGLHHLERKEIVVLEIGFGTGLNAFLTLLDAEVHQRKIHYYSVELYPLDMDVIESLNYGEMICAGRKDVFQALHQAEWNVAVQVTDFFGLHKIQGDSNTCALPDRIDLVYFDAFAPDKQPEMWNQEIFNRLYARMTGGGVLTTYCAKGVVRRMMKEAGYSVERIPGPPGKREMLRAIKL